A genomic segment from Alistipes senegalensis JC50 encodes:
- a CDS encoding FAD-binding and (Fe-S)-binding domain-containing protein produces MTEKHRRFLRAVRAFIPRKRVYTDYLRRLAWGTDAGFYRLVPQIVVRAAHEEEIVRIMRAAARLGVPLTFRAAGTSLSGQAVSDSVLVVAGKHWERCEVLDGGRAVRLQPGVVGARINEVLKPFGYRFPPDPASIRSAMAGGIVMNNASGMNCGTHANSDRMLLSARLVLADGTLLDTGDETSRRDFSRSHGEFLRAVEALRDRVRGDEALTRRILHKYSIKNVMGLNLLPLVRFDDPFEIIAHLMVGSEGTLAFLAGVTMRTEREYEHKASAMVYFSDIGEASRAVVEMRKLQDAAGERIVHSAEMLDSKSLASVGDATGEGLTAVLTETKAHTPEELAANVARIGELLGRFALYVPARFTDDPAEQAKYWAVRSGIFPAVGGSRPAGTTCLIEDVAFHIEDLPRATAELQALIARHGYDDACIYGHALEGNYHFIINQSFSTPAEAARYEALMNDVAELVVGRYDGSLKAEHGTGRNMAPFLRREWGDDALAVMRAVKELFDPAGLLNPGVIFNDDPRCHLSHFKPLPLTDPLIDRCIECGFCEVNCLTCGLTLSSRQRIVVRREIARLKASGENPRLVRELERGYRYPGEQTCAGDGLCSTSCPVGINTGELTHALRALRVPPGSAGHAAGEFAARRFAGLKNTLRPVLTLADAAHRVLGTRTMTAAAKGLHALGLPQWLPSMPRAYRMPDVLRTAPEPEPDKVVYFPSCINQTMGLARETPVAEPLAEKMVALLRKAGYEVVFPENMERLCCGTIWESKGMADIADRKTAELEEALWRASGEGRWPVLCDQSPCLHRMREKIGRMKLYEPAEFIWTFLRDRLEFRPQPGPVAVHVTCSMRRMGLDGVIVALARLCADEVVVPEEVGCCGFAGDRGFTHPEVNAWALRKLRPVIERSGAKAGYSNSRTCEIGLSARSGVPYVSIVYLVDACTTPKENPGA; encoded by the coding sequence ATGACTGAGAAACACCGCAGATTCCTGCGCGCCGTGCGCGCTTTTATCCCCCGCAAGCGGGTTTACACCGACTACCTGCGCCGGTTGGCGTGGGGCACCGACGCGGGATTTTACCGGCTCGTCCCGCAGATCGTCGTGCGCGCCGCCCACGAGGAGGAGATCGTCCGCATCATGCGGGCGGCCGCCCGGCTGGGCGTGCCCCTGACCTTCCGGGCCGCGGGCACGAGCCTTTCGGGGCAGGCCGTCAGCGATTCGGTGCTCGTGGTGGCGGGCAAACATTGGGAGCGTTGCGAGGTGCTCGACGGCGGCCGCGCCGTGCGGCTCCAGCCCGGCGTCGTGGGTGCGCGGATCAACGAGGTGCTGAAACCTTTCGGATACCGCTTTCCGCCCGACCCGGCTTCGATCCGAAGCGCTATGGCGGGCGGCATCGTGATGAACAACGCCTCGGGCATGAACTGCGGCACGCATGCCAACAGCGACCGGATGCTGCTCTCGGCGCGGCTGGTGCTGGCCGACGGCACGCTGCTCGACACGGGCGACGAGACGAGCCGCCGGGACTTTTCCCGGAGTCACGGGGAGTTTCTGCGCGCCGTCGAAGCGCTGCGCGACCGGGTTCGCGGCGACGAGGCCCTGACCCGGCGCATCCTGCACAAATACTCGATCAAGAACGTCATGGGGCTGAACCTGCTGCCGCTGGTGCGCTTCGACGATCCGTTCGAGATCATCGCCCACCTCATGGTCGGTTCCGAAGGGACGCTGGCGTTCCTGGCCGGGGTCACGATGCGCACCGAGCGCGAATACGAACACAAGGCCAGCGCGATGGTCTATTTCAGCGACATCGGCGAGGCGAGCCGCGCCGTCGTGGAGATGCGCAAGTTGCAGGACGCCGCCGGGGAGCGCATCGTGCACAGCGCCGAGATGCTCGACAGCAAGTCGCTGGCGTCGGTCGGCGATGCCACGGGCGAGGGCCTTACGGCCGTGCTGACCGAGACCAAGGCCCACACGCCGGAGGAGCTGGCCGCCAATGTCGCCCGCATCGGGGAGCTGCTGGGGCGGTTCGCGCTCTACGTTCCCGCACGGTTTACGGACGATCCGGCCGAGCAGGCGAAATATTGGGCCGTCCGTTCGGGCATCTTCCCGGCGGTGGGCGGCAGCCGTCCCGCCGGGACCACCTGCCTGATCGAGGACGTTGCCTTCCACATCGAAGACCTGCCCCGCGCCACGGCCGAATTGCAGGCGCTGATCGCCCGCCACGGCTACGACGACGCCTGCATCTACGGGCATGCCCTCGAAGGCAACTACCATTTCATCATCAACCAGTCGTTTTCGACCCCGGCCGAGGCGGCGCGCTACGAGGCGCTGATGAACGACGTTGCGGAACTCGTCGTCGGCAGGTACGACGGCTCGCTCAAAGCCGAGCACGGCACGGGGCGCAACATGGCGCCCTTCCTCCGCCGCGAGTGGGGCGACGACGCCTTGGCCGTGATGCGGGCCGTCAAGGAGTTGTTCGACCCTGCGGGATTGTTGAATCCCGGGGTGATCTTCAACGACGATCCCCGCTGCCACCTCTCCCATTTCAAACCCCTGCCGCTGACCGATCCCCTGATCGACCGCTGTATCGAATGCGGGTTCTGCGAGGTGAACTGCCTGACATGCGGGCTGACCCTCTCGTCGCGTCAGCGCATCGTCGTGCGCCGCGAGATCGCCCGGCTGAAAGCCTCCGGCGAGAATCCGCGCCTCGTGCGGGAGCTCGAACGCGGCTACCGTTACCCCGGGGAGCAGACCTGTGCCGGGGACGGGCTCTGCTCGACGAGCTGTCCCGTGGGGATCAATACGGGGGAACTGACCCACGCCCTGCGCGCCCTGAGGGTGCCGCCCGGGAGTGCGGGACATGCCGCCGGGGAGTTTGCGGCCCGCCGTTTCGCCGGGCTGAAAAACACCCTGCGCCCCGTGCTGACGCTGGCCGATGCGGCGCACCGGGTTCTCGGCACCCGGACGATGACCGCCGCCGCGAAGGGGCTGCATGCGCTGGGGCTTCCCCAGTGGCTGCCCTCGATGCCGCGGGCCTACCGCATGCCGGACGTGCTGCGCACGGCGCCCGAGCCGGAACCGGACAAAGTGGTCTATTTCCCGAGTTGCATCAACCAGACGATGGGCCTCGCCCGTGAAACCCCGGTCGCGGAACCGCTGGCCGAAAAGATGGTCGCATTGCTCCGCAAGGCGGGTTATGAGGTCGTTTTTCCCGAAAACATGGAACGCCTCTGCTGCGGCACGATCTGGGAGAGCAAGGGCATGGCCGACATTGCCGACCGCAAGACCGCCGAGCTGGAAGAGGCGCTGTGGCGCGCCAGCGGGGAGGGACGCTGGCCGGTGCTGTGCGACCAGAGCCCCTGCCTGCACCGCATGCGCGAGAAGATCGGCCGCATGAAACTCTACGAACCGGCGGAATTCATCTGGACCTTCCTGCGCGACCGGCTGGAGTTCCGGCCCCAGCCGGGACCCGTCGCCGTGCATGTCACCTGTTCGATGCGCCGCATGGGGCTGGACGGAGTGATCGTCGCGCTGGCGCGGCTGTGCGCCGACGAGGTGGTGGTGCCCGAGGAGGTCGGATGCTGCGGATTCGCCGGCGACCGCGGATTCACGCATCCCGAGGTCAACGCCTGGGCCCTGCGCAAACTGCGTCCCGTCATCGAACGCTCGGGCGCGAAGGCGGGTTATTCGAACAGCCGCACGTGCGAGATCGGGCTTTCGGCCCGTTCGGGCGTGCCCTACGTTTCGATCGTCTATCTGGTCGATGCCTGCACGACACCCAAAGAAAACCCCGGAGCCTGA
- a CDS encoding RagB/SusD family nutrient uptake outer membrane protein: MKTIKIALFALAGSLAVSCSDLDLSPRDKAASGSWFQTAEQFELNLNALLHHTYWPMERNEWTSGNQTELDMLTDDGQNRNSPGRFLIDGVNSDYPLSVRMWDITYTGINRCNKIITELRKHEGRIEQARYDRIMANARFYRACFYARIMIHFGDPVVVPEDMDMDSEQGRESAYELTRSDMWTVLPDILKEFDDVAPILPVSYGGEIERATRGAAYGMKARFALHFASIRKWDSTERGGFGDDDPAEAEKLFKEARDAAWNCMQLNAYTLHSDFGQLFRNATKHSPEGIFNIPRSKALSNDSKYQYLGGQACTAKLPRLSGAPTCTTCLPSWYLLCAFLDDQGKPIDESTVYAPHKPFEHRDPRCTYTIVEHGTQHLGVIFDPHFDRDKVYSSREGAEVVNNDSRSYKIQGTSNQYASYNGLVLKKHVDEDWLAPFEPENDKLILRYADVLLMYAEAKIELNEIDDTVLDAMNQVRARAYKASVTATSDYPAITERSQDKLRTILRTERRMEFAFENLRLYDIWRWRIAEKVLNRPWIGLPKKDQKLQRAYIDNNMWFHGAVPQVDEDGCVDFMAPVAKGAADFFNSNAYAQILAECKFVAPKSYLWPLPTTTMQVMKNIKENNPGY; the protein is encoded by the coding sequence ATGAAAACCATTAAAATCGCATTATTCGCCCTGGCCGGCAGCCTGGCAGTTTCGTGCAGCGACCTGGACCTTTCGCCCAGGGACAAGGCGGCCAGCGGCTCGTGGTTCCAGACGGCCGAGCAGTTCGAACTGAACCTCAACGCCCTGCTCCACCACACCTACTGGCCCATGGAACGCAACGAATGGACCTCCGGCAACCAGACCGAGCTGGACATGCTGACCGACGACGGGCAGAACCGCAACTCCCCGGGCCGTTTCCTGATCGACGGCGTGAACTCCGATTATCCGCTCTCGGTCCGCATGTGGGACATCACCTACACGGGCATCAACCGCTGCAACAAGATCATCACCGAGCTCCGCAAGCACGAAGGCCGGATCGAACAGGCCCGCTACGACCGCATCATGGCCAACGCCCGCTTCTACCGCGCCTGCTTCTACGCCCGCATCATGATCCACTTCGGCGATCCCGTCGTGGTTCCGGAAGATATGGACATGGACTCCGAGCAGGGCCGCGAGAGCGCCTACGAACTGACCCGCAGCGACATGTGGACCGTTCTTCCCGACATTCTCAAAGAGTTCGACGACGTAGCGCCGATCCTGCCCGTATCCTACGGAGGCGAGATCGAGCGCGCCACGCGCGGCGCGGCCTACGGCATGAAGGCCCGCTTCGCCCTCCACTTCGCGTCGATCCGCAAATGGGACTCGACCGAACGGGGCGGTTTCGGCGACGACGATCCGGCCGAAGCCGAGAAGCTCTTCAAGGAGGCCCGCGACGCCGCCTGGAACTGCATGCAGCTGAATGCCTACACCCTCCATTCGGATTTCGGACAGCTGTTCCGCAACGCCACGAAACACTCGCCCGAGGGCATCTTCAACATTCCCCGCTCGAAAGCGCTGTCGAACGACTCGAAATACCAGTATCTCGGCGGTCAGGCTTGCACGGCCAAACTGCCCCGTCTGTCGGGAGCCCCGACCTGCACGACCTGCCTTCCTTCGTGGTACCTCCTCTGCGCGTTCCTCGACGATCAGGGCAAGCCCATCGACGAATCGACGGTCTACGCCCCCCACAAACCGTTCGAGCACCGCGACCCGCGCTGCACCTATACCATCGTGGAGCACGGCACGCAGCATCTGGGCGTGATCTTCGACCCGCATTTCGACCGGGACAAGGTGTACAGCTCGCGCGAAGGGGCGGAAGTGGTCAACAACGACTCGCGCTCCTACAAGATTCAGGGCACCTCGAACCAATACGCCTCCTACAACGGTCTGGTGCTGAAAAAGCACGTCGATGAGGACTGGCTGGCTCCGTTCGAGCCCGAGAACGACAAGCTCATCCTGCGCTACGCCGATGTCCTGCTGATGTACGCCGAGGCGAAGATCGAGCTGAACGAGATCGACGACACGGTGCTCGACGCCATGAACCAGGTCCGCGCCCGCGCCTACAAGGCGTCCGTCACGGCCACCTCCGACTATCCGGCCATCACCGAGCGGTCGCAGGACAAGCTCCGCACGATCCTGCGCACCGAGCGCCGCATGGAGTTCGCCTTCGAGAACCTGCGCCTGTACGACATCTGGCGCTGGCGCATCGCCGAGAAGGTGCTCAACCGCCCCTGGATCGGACTGCCGAAGAAAGACCAAAAGCTCCAGCGCGCCTATATCGACAACAACATGTGGTTCCACGGGGCCGTGCCTCAGGTGGACGAGGACGGATGCGTCGATTTCATGGCCCCCGTGGCCAAAGGCGCCGCCGACTTCTTCAACAGCAACGCCTACGCACAGATTCTCGCCGAGTGCAAGTTCGTGGCTCCGAAGAGCTATCTGTGGCCTCTCCCGACCACCACGATGCAGGTCATGAAGAACATCAAGGAAAACAACCCGGGTTACTAA
- a CDS encoding DUF6259 domain-containing protein: protein MNKMVKLLLACTGILLFPAAGAAPKEHTLRNDKLQVSIDDRGRLTSIRNLETGRDYAGGDYLWRLYYDTQKAKEIEVLPGEQTPRISRRGDTLTLTYDRLNATDFTTREAVKLDMRLTLDITLEGDEVRFASKIENGQPHTIVRELHYPLVGGMALPEDHKLLLTHTGGQLYDNPKGMIFRHSNASPYKTPAQKFRQMDAKYPMRTVTGGTGGCMASNCFAYVGDSEGIYFGSHDTTFQDTGHGLRLYPDAEGEFTRLESGFYKFPHCFAGETWTCDANVIAPYTGSWHETSKHYRRWADTWWDHRDAPMWVKKMRSWQRIIFRHQYGELLFKYTDLPGRIKDVGESVGADAVFTFGWWETGMDHGNPHYNADPAQGGDAGWKKAIADYKKDGGKVLLYFNGKLIDRESEFYKSGRGKEICYRDNTGAELFEQYRFTGQGTFLADYNARTFVVADTRAPIWRKMLLEWADRAREYGANSVFYDQLGYGERATNWDLSREFPVPNMRVIADKAEVLKMVRDRNVSFDPEFALGTEWLTDVTAQYCDYIHIYQVTAGKYSFIDWFRYTFPEIIISDREIRDDTDIERRVNNTLLKGLRNDIEIYRCRDLIDKTPHYQAYLAQVNAIKGKYEDLLLVGTYRDTEGFTLSNPGIEARAYTNGDGMAVVATRTQEGAAVKGTIEVPGYRFTEASTLGGARVSADGREVTLGQYDLAVLVYEKTK, encoded by the coding sequence ATGAACAAAATGGTGAAATTGCTGCTCGCATGCACGGGCATCCTGCTGTTCCCGGCCGCCGGGGCAGCTCCGAAAGAGCACACGCTCCGAAACGACAAACTGCAAGTCTCGATCGACGACCGGGGCCGCCTGACCAGCATCAGGAACCTCGAAACCGGCCGGGACTACGCCGGCGGCGACTATCTCTGGCGCCTCTACTACGACACGCAGAAGGCCAAGGAGATCGAGGTGCTGCCCGGGGAGCAGACGCCCCGCATCTCGCGCCGGGGCGACACGCTGACACTGACCTACGACCGCCTGAACGCCACCGACTTCACCACCCGCGAAGCCGTGAAGCTCGACATGCGCCTCACGCTCGACATCACGCTCGAAGGCGACGAGGTGCGTTTCGCGTCGAAGATCGAGAACGGCCAGCCCCACACGATCGTCCGCGAACTGCACTACCCGCTGGTGGGCGGCATGGCGCTTCCCGAAGACCACAAGCTGCTGCTCACCCACACCGGAGGCCAGCTGTACGACAATCCCAAAGGCATGATTTTCCGCCACAGCAACGCTTCGCCCTACAAGACCCCGGCGCAGAAGTTCCGCCAGATGGACGCCAAATACCCCATGCGCACCGTCACGGGCGGCACGGGCGGCTGCATGGCCTCGAACTGCTTCGCCTACGTGGGCGACAGCGAGGGAATCTATTTCGGCAGCCACGACACGACGTTCCAGGACACGGGGCACGGCCTGCGCCTCTACCCCGACGCCGAAGGCGAATTCACGCGGTTGGAATCGGGATTCTACAAGTTCCCGCACTGCTTCGCCGGCGAAACGTGGACGTGCGACGCCAACGTCATAGCCCCCTACACGGGTTCGTGGCACGAGACCTCGAAGCACTACCGCCGCTGGGCCGACACGTGGTGGGACCACCGCGACGCGCCGATGTGGGTCAAGAAGATGCGCAGCTGGCAGCGGATCATCTTCCGCCACCAGTACGGCGAACTGCTGTTCAAGTACACCGACCTGCCGGGCCGCATCAAGGATGTCGGCGAGAGCGTCGGGGCCGACGCCGTCTTCACCTTCGGATGGTGGGAGACGGGCATGGACCACGGCAATCCCCACTACAACGCCGATCCCGCGCAGGGCGGCGACGCAGGCTGGAAAAAGGCCATCGCCGACTACAAGAAGGACGGCGGCAAGGTGCTGCTCTATTTCAACGGCAAGCTGATCGACCGCGAGAGCGAGTTCTACAAGAGCGGCCGGGGCAAGGAGATCTGCTACCGCGACAACACGGGCGCCGAGCTCTTCGAACAGTACCGCTTCACGGGTCAGGGCACGTTCCTGGCCGACTACAACGCCCGCACGTTCGTCGTGGCCGACACCCGCGCGCCGATCTGGCGCAAGATGCTGCTCGAATGGGCCGACCGCGCCCGCGAGTACGGTGCCAACAGCGTCTTCTACGACCAGCTCGGATACGGCGAACGCGCCACCAACTGGGACCTGAGCCGGGAGTTCCCGGTGCCCAACATGCGGGTGATCGCCGACAAGGCCGAGGTGCTGAAAATGGTCCGCGACCGCAACGTCAGCTTCGACCCCGAGTTCGCGCTCGGCACGGAGTGGCTGACCGATGTCACGGCGCAGTACTGCGACTACATCCACATCTATCAGGTCACCGCCGGCAAGTACAGCTTCATCGACTGGTTCCGCTACACGTTCCCCGAGATCATCATCTCCGACCGCGAGATCCGCGACGACACGGACATCGAACGCCGTGTGAACAACACGCTGCTGAAGGGCCTGCGCAACGACATCGAGATCTACCGCTGCCGCGACCTGATCGACAAGACGCCGCATTATCAGGCTTATCTGGCCCAGGTCAACGCCATCAAGGGCAAGTACGAAGACCTGCTGCTGGTCGGCACCTACCGCGACACGGAGGGCTTCACGCTGTCGAACCCCGGCATCGAGGCGCGCGCCTACACCAACGGCGACGGCATGGCCGTAGTGGCCACCCGCACGCAGGAGGGAGCCGCCGTGAAGGGTACGATCGAGGTTCCGGGCTACCGTTTCACGGAGGCTTCGACGCTGGGCGGCGCACGGGTTTCGGCCGACGGCCGCGAAGTGACGCTGGGGCAATACGACCTCGCCGTGCTGGTTTACGAAAAGACGAAATAA
- a CDS encoding class I mannose-6-phosphate isomerase, producing MSFMYNPFPYDDPRAVNRPALPKKTVGAVVAGTSKAAAALAGEIASRLKAAPGKNVVVGFDGYATADWTRMVNLLSQQLLGKGIGVDVAAFTEVLKSEREIADMINPNLEWDTSKDPSLLFGRLIERGYEDLFDASKFAAFRQRLEALRAPAAEGRVLIVYGSGCLVEEVRGLYDIKCYFDVTPKEAILRIRRGQFANLGDRVAAPVNRVIRRCYYVDFEMGVRHRGKLLRGELLDFYMASDSPDHIHMIPMEALSDIFRALAGYPFRCKPVYLEGVWGGTYVKKLRNLPDSMRNCAWVFDLIPMEVSIVVEAGDEKIDFPYFSFVQKEGEAIMGRPCVEKFGGYFPIRFNYDDTFHSNGNMSIQVHSGAEYNQKNFGELGRQDESYYVVVAGQDAKTFVGFRDDADTEQFIRDIKLADTEYKPVDYLKYVSYEDSKPGLQVMLPAGTIHSSGRNQVVLEIGSLTIGSYTYKLYDYLRADLDGKPRPIHTWHGERTLAYERTTSWVRNNIVQQPRTVREGDGWAEKIVGEHDLLYFTLRRLEFEKRIEDDTCGKFHVLTLVDGERIRIRSVAQPERYFDAEYMDMVVVPADMGRYVIENLRTEPICVHKTMLKDGFDKE from the coding sequence ATGAGTTTCATGTACAACCCCTTTCCGTATGACGACCCCCGCGCCGTCAACCGTCCGGCACTCCCGAAGAAGACCGTCGGGGCGGTCGTCGCCGGAACCTCCAAGGCTGCCGCCGCCCTGGCCGGGGAGATCGCTTCCCGCCTGAAAGCCGCGCCCGGCAAAAACGTCGTCGTCGGGTTCGACGGCTACGCCACGGCCGACTGGACGCGGATGGTCAACCTGCTCTCGCAGCAGCTGCTGGGCAAAGGGATCGGAGTGGACGTAGCGGCGTTTACCGAGGTGCTCAAATCCGAGCGGGAGATCGCCGACATGATCAACCCCAATCTGGAATGGGACACCTCGAAGGACCCGTCGCTGCTGTTCGGTCGCCTGATCGAGCGCGGTTACGAGGATCTGTTCGACGCGTCGAAATTCGCGGCGTTCAGGCAGCGCCTCGAGGCACTCCGGGCCCCTGCCGCCGAAGGGCGCGTGCTGATCGTCTACGGCAGCGGATGCCTGGTCGAGGAGGTGCGCGGACTCTATGACATCAAATGTTATTTCGACGTGACGCCCAAGGAGGCGATCCTCCGCATCCGCCGCGGCCAGTTCGCCAACCTCGGCGACCGGGTGGCCGCTCCGGTCAACCGGGTGATCCGCCGCTGCTACTACGTCGATTTCGAGATGGGCGTGCGTCACCGCGGCAAGCTGCTGCGCGGCGAGCTGCTCGATTTCTACATGGCTTCGGACAGCCCCGACCATATCCACATGATTCCGATGGAGGCGTTGTCCGACATCTTCCGGGCGCTGGCCGGCTATCCGTTCCGCTGCAAGCCGGTCTATTTGGAGGGCGTGTGGGGCGGCACCTACGTCAAGAAGCTCCGCAACCTGCCCGACTCGATGCGCAACTGCGCGTGGGTCTTCGACCTGATCCCGATGGAGGTGTCGATCGTCGTCGAGGCCGGGGACGAAAAGATCGACTTCCCCTATTTCTCGTTCGTGCAGAAGGAGGGCGAGGCCATCATGGGCCGTCCGTGCGTCGAGAAGTTCGGCGGTTACTTCCCCATCCGCTTCAACTACGACGACACGTTCCACAGCAACGGAAACATGTCGATCCAGGTGCATTCGGGGGCCGAATACAATCAGAAGAATTTCGGGGAGCTGGGCCGTCAGGACGAGAGCTACTACGTGGTGGTGGCCGGACAGGACGCCAAGACCTTCGTGGGCTTCCGCGACGATGCCGACACCGAGCAGTTCATCCGCGACATCAAGCTGGCCGACACCGAATACAAGCCCGTGGACTACCTGAAATACGTCAGCTACGAGGATTCGAAACCCGGCTTGCAGGTGATGCTTCCCGCCGGGACGATCCACTCGTCGGGTCGCAACCAGGTGGTGCTCGAAATCGGCAGTCTTACGATCGGCTCTTACACCTACAAGCTCTACGACTACCTGCGCGCCGACCTCGACGGCAAGCCGCGCCCCATCCACACGTGGCACGGCGAACGGACGCTGGCCTACGAGCGCACGACCAGCTGGGTGCGCAATAACATCGTCCAGCAGCCCCGCACGGTGCGCGAGGGCGACGGCTGGGCCGAGAAGATCGTCGGCGAGCACGATTTGCTCTACTTCACGCTGCGCCGCCTCGAATTCGAGAAACGCATCGAGGACGACACCTGCGGCAAGTTCCACGTGCTGACGCTCGTGGACGGCGAACGCATCCGCATCCGTTCCGTCGCACAGCCCGAACGCTATTTCGATGCCGAGTATATGGATATGGTCGTGGTTCCCGCGGACATGGGCCGTTACGTGATCGAGAACCTCCGCACGGAACCCATCTGCGTCCACAAAACGATGCTGAAAGATGGGTTCGACAAGGAATAG
- a CDS encoding ROK family protein: MGSTRNSCRLLLDVGGTFLKSAVADAAGQLLSGSEFSCPIRSEGSREEIEGSLAATVARGAAFAAERGMELAGIGIAIPGPFDYAAGVSRMTHKFRSICGVDLRGVLYAMPGVPADAEIRFMQDVNAALAGEIARGNAAGYGASALVSLGTGLGFALSRDGRVLCNPAGGPKVVIFNLPYRDGILEDYASKRGFLRIYGELAGHTDPALTVADLGRMAGEGDARARETFATVGGILAAALRDLLVEHGVECLLLGGQISRSFAHMEAALRDGLRDVAGLTRIAPAEHIGEAAFYGLLAQADGVC, translated from the coding sequence ATGGGTTCGACAAGGAATAGCTGCCGCCTGCTGCTCGATGTCGGGGGAACGTTCCTCAAATCGGCCGTGGCGGACGCCGCCGGGCAGCTTCTGTCCGGGTCGGAGTTCAGCTGTCCGATTCGTTCGGAGGGCTCCCGCGAGGAGATCGAAGGCTCCCTGGCCGCTACGGTGGCCCGGGGCGCGGCCTTTGCCGCGGAGCGGGGCATGGAGCTCGCCGGCATCGGCATCGCCATTCCCGGACCGTTCGACTATGCGGCCGGCGTCTCCCGCATGACGCACAAGTTCCGCAGCATCTGCGGTGTCGATCTGCGCGGCGTGCTGTACGCGATGCCCGGCGTTCCCGCCGATGCGGAGATCCGTTTCATGCAGGACGTGAACGCCGCGTTGGCCGGGGAGATCGCCCGGGGCAACGCCGCCGGATACGGCGCCTCGGCGCTCGTGTCGCTCGGCACGGGGCTGGGCTTCGCCCTGAGCCGTGACGGACGGGTGCTGTGCAACCCGGCGGGCGGTCCGAAGGTGGTGATCTTCAACCTTCCCTACCGCGACGGTATTTTGGAGGACTACGCTTCGAAACGGGGATTCCTGCGCATTTACGGCGAGCTTGCGGGCCATACGGACCCGGCGCTGACGGTGGCCGATCTGGGCCGCATGGCCGGAGAGGGGGATGCCCGGGCCCGCGAGACCTTCGCAACGGTCGGGGGCATCCTTGCCGCGGCGCTCCGCGACCTGCTCGTCGAACATGGCGTCGAATGTCTCCTGCTGGGCGGTCAGATTTCGCGTTCGTTCGCCCATATGGAAGCGGCCCTGCGCGACGGACTGCGCGATGTCGCGGGGCTGACCCGCATCGCACCAGCGGAGCATATCGGCGAAGCGGCCTTCTACGGACTGCTGGCCCAGGCGGACGGCGTTTGCTGA